The proteins below come from a single Campylobacter sp. CCUG 57310 genomic window:
- a CDS encoding motility associated factor glycosyltransferase family protein, which produces MGKKIDKKEQIGKSNISTKETKNKADSQAGHIQNPIFERNLQALFQQDEILAARLFAMGAQDKYEVFIGKDPLDINIIDRKSFKYIYENPVKDTHDMLESLEKQYKRYPIMYFYGLGNGILYKALLCNETHQRIVVVEPELEIIYIVLNLIDLSNELASERLTLFYSEFANYSQFYYLVAKIEFNRYAKLYDLHIHTAFYDNFADDYQRINQEFTKAISQMVVSNGNSIDDMLIGIRHHIENLPVMITGYSYVNLVKKRYGLMNTAVVVSTGPSLDKQLATLKKFAPYVTVISLDASYPILLKHGIKPDYVTSIERVVATSSFFKHKNKEFDKDIYFIVASLTHKQTIKNISPRRLVLTMRPQSSEFVFNLKDYGYLGIGHSTANQAYQLAYALGHKNIVLIGQDLAFAPDGKSHATGHAFAQAEEHLYTKAYGGEGEVRTTYIWDKFKNQFEKDIEESKKEDIATYNCTEGGARIEGAIEKPFLEVMDKLCKDKKVKNLPNINEVKEKTANRYLLQSYKVISEKIKIQELAKSKVEKVFLNVVPQIDKILKLRNEGKITENLFGKLVKISNQIDKAKDFIMKENYQKQLESIISMSIYYQELELAKISVAPSDTAIEKVNKLIEWLEIHKYWLFSVAGGLNADIETTKKASRNLIKELKKRGLIEKSNYK; this is translated from the coding sequence ATGGGCAAAAAGATAGATAAAAAAGAGCAAATAGGCAAAAGTAATATAAGCACAAAAGAGACTAAGAATAAAGCCGACAGTCAAGCAGGGCATATACAAAACCCTATCTTTGAAAGAAACCTTCAAGCGTTATTTCAGCAAGATGAAATTCTAGCCGCTAGGCTCTTTGCTATGGGTGCTCAAGACAAATACGAAGTTTTTATAGGAAAAGATCCTCTTGATATAAACATAATTGATCGCAAAAGCTTTAAATACATATACGAAAATCCCGTAAAAGACACGCACGATATGCTTGAAAGTCTTGAAAAACAGTATAAGCGCTATCCGATTATGTATTTTTACGGACTTGGCAACGGAATTTTATACAAAGCACTACTTTGCAATGAAACACATCAAAGAATAGTGGTCGTCGAGCCCGAGCTTGAGATAATTTATATAGTGTTAAATTTAATCGATCTTTCAAACGAACTTGCAAGTGAGCGATTAACTCTGTTTTACTCGGAATTTGCCAATTATTCACAGTTTTATTATTTGGTAGCAAAAATTGAATTTAACAGGTACGCAAAGCTTTACGATCTGCATATACATACAGCTTTTTATGACAACTTTGCCGATGATTACCAAAGGATCAACCAAGAATTCACTAAAGCCATCTCTCAAATGGTAGTAAGCAACGGAAACAGCATTGACGATATGCTTATAGGCATAAGGCACCATATAGAGAATTTACCTGTTATGATTACAGGATACTCCTATGTCAATCTTGTTAAAAAGCGCTACGGACTAATGAATACAGCCGTCGTAGTATCAACAGGACCTAGTCTTGATAAACAGCTTGCAACGCTTAAAAAATTCGCTCCATACGTCACGGTCATCAGCCTTGATGCCTCTTATCCTATACTATTAAAGCACGGCATAAAGCCCGATTACGTAACATCTATCGAAAGAGTGGTGGCTACTTCAAGCTTTTTTAAGCATAAAAACAAAGAATTCGATAAAGACATATACTTTATCGTAGCTTCGCTCACTCACAAGCAAACTATCAAAAACATATCACCAAGAAGACTTGTCCTAACCATGCGCCCTCAATCAAGCGAATTTGTATTTAATCTCAAAGACTATGGCTATCTTGGTATAGGACACAGCACTGCCAATCAAGCATATCAACTAGCCTATGCACTAGGGCATAAAAATATCGTTTTGATAGGACAGGATTTAGCATTCGCTCCTGACGGCAAGAGCCATGCGACCGGTCACGCATTTGCTCAAGCAGAAGAACACCTCTACACCAAAGCTTATGGCGGAGAAGGCGAAGTAAGAACTACTTACATTTGGGATAAGTTTAAAAATCAATTTGAAAAAGACATAGAAGAATCCAAAAAAGAAGATATCGCAACATATAACTGCACCGAGGGCGGAGCAAGGATAGAAGGCGCTATCGAAAAGCCTTTTTTAGAGGTAATGGATAAGCTTTGTAAAGACAAAAAAGTAAAAAATTTACCAAACATCAACGAAGTAAAAGAAAAAACCGCAAACAGATACCTTTTGCAATCATATAAAGTTATAAGCGAAAAAATAAAAATTCAAGAACTTGCTAAATCTAAAGTAGAAAAAGTGTTTTTAAATGTAGTTCCACAAATAGACAAAATACTAAAACTTAGAAATGAAGGAAAAATTACAGAAAATCTTTTTGGTAAACTAGTTAAAATTTCAAACCAAATTGATAAAGCTAAAGATTTTATTATGAAAGAAAATTATCAAAAACAATTAGAAAGCATTATTTCAATGTCGATTTATTACCAAGAGCTAGAACTTGCTAAAATTTCAGTTGCTCCAAGCGATACGGCGATAGAAAAAGTAAATAAGCTCATAGAGTGGCTTGAAATTCATAAATACTGGCTGTTTTCAGTTGCAGGTGGTCTAAATGCCGATATAGAAACCACTAAAAAAGCTTCAAGAAATTTGATAAAAGAGCTTAAAAAAAGAGGTCTGATAGAAAAATCAAATTATAAGTAA
- the pseG gene encoding UDP-2,4-diacetamido-2,4,6-trideoxy-beta-L-altropyranose hydrolase: MSFEKLANLKTLIRADSSATIGHGHIRRDIVLAKKFKDIGFACINFEGSLINEINSPVFTLKTNDLDKLISLINAHKFELLIVDHYGINYEDEKTIKEATGVKILSFDDEYKSHFCDILLNVNIFANTKKYENLLPPACEIWCGREFMLVRDEFYQEKKIKREKIYDVFIALGGTDSKNLSANLALKLLEKNLKIALVTTSANANLNALKRLEKSYKNLTLFTDSNQIAKLMNESKELIISASSLVNEALVLGANFSAVMVANNQKQMYKWLIENGYKAYTSEEI, encoded by the coding sequence ATGAGCTTTGAAAAACTTGCAAATTTAAAAACCTTAATTAGAGCCGACAGCTCCGCAACTATCGGGCACGGACACATCAGGCGAGATATTGTTCTTGCAAAAAAATTCAAAGACATCGGCTTTGCTTGCATAAATTTTGAAGGCTCGCTCATAAACGAGATAAATTCCCCTGTTTTTACTCTTAAAACAAACGATTTAGATAAGCTAATAAGCCTTATAAACGCTCATAAATTTGAACTTCTTATCGTTGATCACTACGGCATTAACTACGAAGATGAAAAGACGATAAAAGAGGCTACGGGAGTTAAAATTTTAAGCTTTGACGATGAGTATAAGAGCCATTTTTGCGATATTTTATTAAACGTAAATATATTTGCCAATACCAAAAAATATGAAAATTTACTGCCTCCCGCTTGTGAAATTTGGTGCGGGCGAGAATTTATGCTGGTAAGAGATGAATTTTATCAAGAAAAAAAGATAAAAAGAGAGAAAATTTATGACGTTTTTATCGCACTTGGCGGAACGGACAGTAAAAATTTAAGTGCAAATTTAGCGCTTAAACTACTTGAAAAAAATTTAAAAATCGCTCTTGTTACAACAAGTGCCAATGCAAATTTAAACGCGCTTAAAAGGCTTGAGAAAAGCTATAAAAACTTAACTCTTTTTACCGACTCAAATCAAATCGCAAAACTAATGAACGAGAGTAAAGAGCTTATCATCTCGGCAAGCTCCCTTGTAAACGAAGCGCTTGTTTTAGGCGCAAATTTCAGTGCGGTTATGGTTGCAAACAATCAAAAACAGATGTATAAATGGCTTATAGAAAACGGATATAAAGCCTATACAAGCGAGGAGATATGA
- the pseH gene encoding UDP-4-amino-4,6-dideoxy-N-acetyl-beta-L-altrosamine N-acetyltransferase gives MIRLINFTELTKEQKMMVFDWRNDERVAKFMRSKNINLNEHLKFIKNLKTAHDKIYFLVKENDEFIGVIDFINISDKECEFGLYANPNLKNQGAKLMQIIINYAFDKLKVFRLNSCAYNFNKKAIALYEKFGFEIYDKDDQMSYLRLTKANLQGKTI, from the coding sequence ATGATCCGTCTTATAAATTTTACCGAGCTTACAAAAGAGCAAAAGATGATGGTTTTTGATTGGCGAAACGATGAGCGAGTAGCGAAATTTATGCGCTCAAAAAATATAAACTTAAACGAGCATCTTAAATTTATCAAAAACTTAAAAACCGCACATGATAAAATTTACTTTTTGGTAAAGGAAAATGACGAATTTATCGGCGTGATCGACTTTATAAACATAAGCGATAAGGAGTGCGAATTCGGACTTTATGCAAATCCGAATTTAAAAAATCAAGGCGCAAAATTAATGCAAATTATAATTAACTATGCATTTGACAAGCTAAAGGTTTTTAGGCTCAATTCATGCGCTTATAATTTCAATAAAAAAGCCATTGCGCTTTATGAAAAATTTGGCTTTGAAATTTATGATAAGGATGATCAAATGAGCTATCTAAGGCTTACAAAAGCGAATTTACAAGGCAAAACAATATGA
- the pseI gene encoding pseudaminic acid synthase yields MKIGNFDTGKSVFIIAELSANHSGSLETAIQTIKAAKRAGADAIKLQTYTADSLTLNSKKEDFIIRGGLWDGRNLYELYEQAMTPREWHEQLFDTAHKEGLICFSSPFCKDDVDFLEQFNPPVYKIASFEAIDYDFVEYVAKKNKPIIISTGIATQEEIEDIVQICKNTGNNEIALLKCTSSYPAPLNEMNLLNIPYMKDEFGVQIGFSDHTLGIVTPVVAVSLGACIIEKHFILSKDVKSVDDAFSLDEAEFSQMVKAVRDAEALLGKKQFISGGESRKFARSLYASKDIKAGEIFSDDNVKSVRPSYGLHPKFKKELIGKTVKRDIEFGEAIKQEDL; encoded by the coding sequence ATGAAAATAGGAAATTTTGATACGGGTAAAAGCGTATTTATCATCGCCGAACTCTCAGCCAACCACTCGGGAAGCTTGGAGACAGCGATTCAAACCATAAAAGCAGCCAAACGCGCCGGAGCCGATGCGATAAAGTTACAAACATATACTGCCGATAGTCTTACGCTAAATTCTAAAAAAGAGGACTTTATTATACGAGGCGGGCTTTGGGACGGGCGAAATTTATACGAGCTTTACGAGCAAGCCATGACTCCCAGAGAGTGGCATGAGCAGCTTTTTGACACTGCGCATAAGGAGGGCTTAATCTGCTTTTCAAGCCCATTTTGCAAAGACGATGTGGATTTTTTAGAGCAGTTTAATCCGCCGGTTTATAAAATCGCCAGCTTTGAAGCGATTGATTATGATTTTGTAGAGTATGTTGCCAAGAAAAATAAACCAATCATCATATCAACAGGCATCGCAACTCAAGAAGAGATCGAGGATATCGTGCAAATTTGCAAAAATACAGGCAATAACGAAATCGCTCTTTTAAAATGCACTTCAAGCTATCCTGCGCCGTTAAATGAGATGAATTTACTAAATATACCTTATATGAAAGATGAATTTGGCGTGCAAATAGGCTTTAGCGATCATACTTTAGGTATCGTTACGCCCGTTGTAGCGGTAAGCTTGGGGGCATGTATAATCGAAAAGCACTTCATACTAAGCAAAGATGTAAAAAGCGTAGATGATGCGTTTAGCCTTGATGAAGCGGAATTCTCCCAAATGGTAAAAGCGGTGCGAGACGCTGAAGCCTTGCTTGGCAAAAAGCAGTTTATCTCAGGTGGCGAAAGCCGCAAATTTGCTCGCTCACTTTATGCAAGCAAAGATATAAAAGCTGGAGAAATTTTTAGCGATGATAACGTAAAAAGTGTGCGTCCAAGCTACGGACTTCATCCTAAATTTAAAAAAGAGCTAATAGGAAAAACAGTAAAAAGAGATATAGAATTTGGCGAAGCGATAAAACAAGAGGATCTATAA